One region of Roseicitreum antarcticum genomic DNA includes:
- the glgX gene encoding glycogen debranching protein GlgX gives MSHSYTVSRGRHNRIGATFDGDGVNFAVFSEHATAVELCLFSPDGTRELARLKLPERTGFVWHGRVPGLVPGQLYGYRAHGPYAPEEGHRFNPHKLLLDPYAKRITGHPRWSDALFGYNTGAKTLDLTYSNRDSARFMPKCVVEDPSFNWGNDSPPAKSASDSVIYEAHVKGFTAQRDIPHAGKFLGLASDAAIDHLVKLGITAIELLPVQAFLNDRFLVEKKLTNYWGYQTLSFFAPEPRYLTAGRLNEFQHTVARLHAAGIEVILDVVYNHTCEGSELGPTLSFRGLDNKSYYRLSPDNPRYCINDTGCGNTINIDHPMVLRMVMDSLRYWVEVMHVDGFRFDLAATLAREAAGFQPNAAFFAAIRQDPVLSRVKLIAEPWDIGPDGYQLGAFPHPFMEWNDKFRDGVRRFWRRDPAPAPELAARLTGSAQQFDHNGRGATASINFVTAHDGFNLHDLVSYAQKHNEANGEDGRDGHSANFSDNMGVEGETDDPDIRAARSQRKRNLLATLMLSQGTPMLLAGDEVGHSQRGNNNAYCQDNAITWIDWDSADADLMAFTARLIAFRKAHQILRQKLFLHSRERPTDGKADLMWWHPAGRTMTPADWEDPALSFACVELRKASSTPVYADTEYAVFLAFNAGDAFELTLPPAPEGQRWSRHINTAAALAPPEELCTTAMHVAAQSVSALVLERVDTAMAGAAA, from the coding sequence ATGAGCCACAGCTACACCGTGTCGCGCGGGCGTCACAACCGCATCGGGGCGACGTTTGACGGCGACGGCGTGAATTTTGCCGTTTTCTCGGAACATGCCACGGCGGTTGAGCTGTGCCTGTTCTCACCCGATGGCACGCGCGAACTGGCGCGGCTGAAACTGCCCGAACGCACGGGGTTCGTCTGGCATGGCCGCGTACCCGGTCTGGTACCGGGGCAGCTTTATGGCTACCGCGCCCATGGTCCTTATGCACCAGAGGAAGGGCACCGGTTCAACCCGCACAAACTGCTGCTGGACCCCTATGCCAAGCGCATTACCGGGCATCCGCGCTGGTCGGATGCGCTGTTTGGCTACAATACCGGGGCAAAAACGCTGGACCTGACCTATTCAAACCGCGACAGCGCGCGCTTCATGCCCAAATGCGTGGTCGAAGACCCCAGCTTCAACTGGGGCAACGACAGCCCGCCCGCCAAGTCGGCAAGCGACAGCGTGATCTACGAGGCGCATGTAAAGGGTTTCACCGCGCAGCGCGACATTCCGCATGCGGGCAAGTTCCTGGGGCTGGCATCCGACGCGGCGATCGACCACCTGGTGAAACTCGGCATCACCGCGATCGAGCTTCTGCCGGTGCAGGCCTTCCTGAATGACCGTTTTCTCGTGGAAAAGAAGCTCACGAATTACTGGGGCTATCAGACGCTGAGCTTCTTCGCCCCCGAGCCCCGCTATCTGACCGCCGGGCGCCTCAATGAGTTTCAGCACACCGTCGCCCGGCTGCATGCAGCGGGGATCGAGGTGATCCTGGACGTGGTCTATAACCACACCTGCGAAGGCTCGGAACTGGGGCCGACACTGTCGTTTCGCGGGCTGGACAACAAGAGCTACTATCGCCTGTCGCCGGACAATCCGCGCTATTGCATCAACGATACCGGCTGCGGCAATACGATCAACATCGACCACCCGATGGTGCTGCGCATGGTGATGGACAGCCTGCGCTACTGGGTCGAGGTGATGCATGTGGATGGTTTCCGCTTTGACCTTGCCGCGACGCTGGCGCGCGAGGCAGCCGGGTTCCAGCCCAATGCCGCCTTCTTTGCCGCGATCCGGCAGGACCCGGTGCTCAGCCGGGTGAAGCTGATCGCCGAGCCGTGGGACATCGGCCCGGATGGCTATCAGTTGGGCGCCTTCCCGCATCCGTTCATGGAATGGAATGACAAGTTCCGCGACGGCGTGCGCCGGTTCTGGCGGCGTGACCCCGCACCCGCCCCGGAACTTGCCGCCCGGCTGACCGGATCGGCCCAGCAATTCGACCATAACGGGCGGGGTGCCACGGCCTCGATCAACTTTGTCACCGCGCATGACGGGTTCAACCTGCATGATCTGGTTTCCTACGCGCAAAAGCACAACGAAGCGAACGGCGAGGATGGGCGCGACGGGCATTCGGCCAATTTCTCGGACAACATGGGGGTGGAAGGCGAAACCGACGATCCCGACATTCGCGCCGCGCGCAGTCAGCGCAAACGCAACCTGCTGGCAACCTTGATGCTGTCGCAAGGCACGCCGATGCTGCTGGCAGGCGATGAAGTCGGCCACAGCCAGCGCGGCAACAATAATGCCTATTGCCAGGACAATGCGATCACCTGGATCGACTGGGATAGCGCCGATGCCGACCTCATGGCCTTCACCGCCCGCCTGATCGCGTTTCGCAAGGCGCACCAGATCTTGCGCCAGAAGCTGTTCTTGCATTCGCGCGAACGCCCCACCGATGGCAAGGCGGATCTGATGTGGTGGCACCCCGCTGGGCGCACCATGACGCCCGCCGACTGGGAGGATCCAGCGCTGTCCTTCGCCTGCGTGGAGTTGCGCAAGGCATCGAGCACCCCGGTCTATGCCGATACGGAATATGCGGTGTTTCTGGCCTTTAACGCGGGCGATGCGTTTGAGCTGACGCTGCCCCCCGCCCCAGAGGGGCAACGCTGGTCGCGCCATATCAATACCGCCGCCGCCCTTGCCCCGCCCGAAGAACTCTGCACAACGGCGATGCATGTGGCCGCGCAATCGGTCTCGGCGCTGGTGCTGGAACGGGTAGATACCGCCATGGCCGGGGCAGCGGCATGA